The following proteins come from a genomic window of Nitrospira sp.:
- a CDS encoding ADP-ribose pyrophosphatase/nicotinamide-nucleotide amidase — protein MPMASAARAYIAETIAIGSELLLGGRSDSNSLFLAEALAAIGIEVRFKTIVGDDQSDIAGVLTTACRRAGIVIMTGGLGPTVDDCTREAVALVTGFRLARRKEAFESMRARLAQWGRTPNRGQLRQALIPSRATVLPNPVGSAPGFALTWRNACVIALPGVPSEMQAMMQKSVIPLLADRLNRSKQAPPHPITRVIFHTCGVPESDVNTKLQGLIRKRTPVALGLLASPTGVLVSLTTRAHRSINEAVLRSLAEGVRARLKEWVYAEGQDTLEEVVGRLLQRQKLTVAVAESCTGGLIGYRLTQVPGSSAYVDRGALCYSNQAKTDMLGVSAHLIEQHGAVSAEVAAAMAKGMRERSGASVALSVTGIAGPGGATETKPVGLVYIGLDGGGDDVRAKEFHFHGDRSLIRQRAAQAALDMLRRWLIDKAGT, from the coding sequence ATGCCGATGGCATCAGCAGCACGCGCGTATATTGCAGAAACAATTGCGATCGGTTCCGAGCTGCTCCTGGGAGGCCGGTCCGACAGCAATTCACTGTTTCTCGCAGAGGCTTTGGCCGCGATCGGCATCGAAGTGAGGTTCAAAACAATCGTTGGGGACGATCAGTCGGACATTGCCGGAGTGCTGACGACAGCCTGCCGTCGGGCCGGGATTGTCATCATGACCGGGGGATTAGGTCCTACGGTCGACGATTGCACCAGGGAAGCCGTTGCGTTGGTCACCGGCTTCCGCCTGGCTCGTCGCAAGGAAGCGTTCGAAAGCATGAGGGCCAGGTTGGCTCAATGGGGGCGCACACCGAATCGCGGACAATTGCGGCAAGCTTTGATTCCATCACGGGCTACGGTATTGCCCAACCCGGTCGGCTCCGCACCAGGCTTCGCGCTGACATGGCGGAATGCGTGCGTGATTGCGCTGCCGGGTGTCCCCAGTGAGATGCAGGCCATGATGCAGAAATCGGTGATTCCGCTCTTGGCGGACCGACTCAATCGATCGAAGCAGGCACCTCCCCATCCCATCACACGAGTGATCTTTCATACCTGCGGCGTACCGGAGTCCGATGTGAATACAAAGCTGCAGGGACTCATACGGAAACGAACGCCGGTTGCGTTGGGGCTTCTGGCCTCGCCGACAGGAGTGCTGGTGTCGCTGACGACCAGGGCTCATCGATCGATCAATGAAGCCGTTCTTCGATCGTTGGCGGAGGGAGTCCGTGCCAGATTGAAAGAATGGGTGTATGCGGAAGGACAGGATACATTGGAAGAAGTAGTCGGTCGATTGTTACAAAGGCAGAAACTCACTGTCGCGGTAGCCGAATCGTGCACGGGAGGTCTCATTGGTTACAGACTCACACAAGTACCGGGATCCTCAGCCTATGTCGATCGTGGAGCGCTCTGCTACAGCAACCAAGCCAAGACGGACATGCTCGGTGTGTCGGCACATCTTATTGAACAACATGGAGCGGTCAGCGCGGAAGTGGCCGCCGCTATGGCCAAGGGAATGCGGGAACGTTCCGGAGCCTCGGTGGCATTAAGCGTCACGGGCATCGCCGGGCCGGGTGGTGCGACTGAAACCAAACCAGTCGGGCTGGTCTATATCGGGCTCGACGGCGGCGGTGATGATGTCAGAGCAAAGGAGTTTCACTTCCACGGCGATCGGTCGCTTATTCGGCAGCGTGCGGCTCAGGCGGCCCTTGATATGCTTCGTCGATGGCTGATCGACAAGGCTGGAACATGA
- a CDS encoding Coproheme decarboxylase HemQ (no EC), whose amino-acid sequence MSTPDTPAATPTPRRQYVNFVFYKVDPAWRRLPEDVRTQGKQEFMRAVEDFNGKVLVVPYSTIGIRGDCDFMLWRISYDLDLFQDMGTKILASGLGQYLSTPYSYLALTKRSVYVDHHSHAGQEGKRLTVVPGKSKYIFVYPFLKTREWFLLTKAARQGMMDEHIEVGHRFPSVKLNTTYSFGLDDQEWVVAFESDKPEDFLDLVMALRETEGSRYTLRDTPIFTCIRRSLKETLDTLGG is encoded by the coding sequence ATGTCGACCCCGGATACTCCTGCTGCCACACCGACGCCTCGGCGCCAATACGTAAACTTTGTGTTTTATAAAGTGGACCCGGCTTGGCGGCGCTTACCGGAGGATGTGCGCACCCAGGGTAAACAAGAGTTCATGCGGGCCGTGGAGGACTTCAACGGGAAAGTGTTGGTGGTCCCCTATTCCACCATCGGCATCCGAGGGGACTGCGACTTCATGCTCTGGCGCATCAGCTACGATCTCGACCTGTTCCAAGATATGGGCACCAAGATCCTCGCCTCCGGCCTCGGACAGTATCTTTCCACTCCGTATTCTTATCTGGCGCTGACCAAACGATCCGTCTATGTCGATCACCACTCACACGCGGGACAGGAAGGGAAGCGTCTGACGGTGGTGCCGGGAAAGAGCAAGTACATCTTTGTGTATCCGTTCTTAAAGACGCGGGAGTGGTTTTTGCTGACGAAGGCAGCGCGTCAGGGCATGATGGACGAGCACATCGAAGTCGGACATCGGTTTCCGTCCGTGAAGCTGAACACGACGTATTCGTTTGGTTTGGACGATCAGGAATGGGTCGTGGCGTTCGAAAGCGACAAGCCGGAGGATTTTCTTGACTTGGTGATGGCGCTGCGGGAGACGGAGGGATCGCGATATACCCTGCGGGACACCCCCATTTTCACCTGCATCCGCCGAAGCCTCAAAGAAACGCTCGACACCCTGGGAGGCTGA
- a CDS encoding Type I restriction-modification system, restriction subunit R, giving the protein MTPPPKDYSEDSLVEQPAIQLFAELSWQTVSTSDEVFGGGGTLGRETKGEAVLVPRLRVALERLNPTLPPEAISQAIDQLTRDRSAMSLAAANREVYGLLKERIEVSITDAKSGGQEPRRVRVIDWENPAANDFLLASQLSVTGTLYTRRPDLVGFVNGLPLVVIELKKPGIPAQQAFDDNLTCYKSDIPELFWYNALMIVSNGTESRVGSLTADWERFFEWKRIEREDEPRRVSLEVMLRGTCEPSRLLDLLENFTLFSEHKAGLVKVLGQNHQFLGVNNAIAATLDARKQGHGRGGVFWQTQGSGKSLAMVFFAQKIFRKVPGNWTFVVVTDRVELDDQIAKTFKACGAVSETESEQCHAQSGAQLRQLLGENHRYVFTLIHKFQTPEVLCDRSDVIVLTDEAHRSQYDTLALNMRAALPKALFLAFTGTPLIAGEERTREVFGDYVSIYDFQQSVEDGATVPLFYENRTPELRLENPNLNDDIYNMIEAAGLDDEQEKRLDRELGRQYQLLTRDDRLETIAKDIVQHFLGRGFQGKAMVISIDKATALRMHDKVRKHWKSEEKRVEQELARLTTYGAKAADPEKIRDLKVRLNVIRTTDMALIVSSEQNEIERMKKLGLDIAPHRKRMNDESLDENFKDPTDPLRLVFVCAMWLTGFDAPSCSTIYLDKPMRNHTLMQTIARANRVFPGKHNGLIVDYANVFESLEKALAIYAKGKGGERPIQDKQKLVDTLRQAIAEATAFCKAQGVGLDEIEGSTSGGLERLTKIAEAVERLISPDALRKDFLASERWVRTLFQAVKPDPSVLEFASRAACLTTIAEIIRERTGEGPADISAVMADLNKILDASVAADGFHIAEGSAGHAVIDLTKIDFESLAKRFSTSKTKNIDLEQLKTAIRAQLDKLVRRNPTRADYLSKFEELIDSYNARSRNIEDLFKELLVLSRNLSDEEERHVRENLSEEELVIFDILTRPAPELSLAERAEVKKVARELLDKLKGSLLVLNWRQTVAARSRVKLAIEDALDQGLPRAYTPDLYKQKCSAVFEHVYEAYGDRGMSQYVQSHGV; this is encoded by the coding sequence ATGACACCCCCTCCGAAGGATTACTCCGAAGATTCGCTCGTCGAACAACCTGCCATCCAGCTATTCGCCGAGCTTAGCTGGCAGACGGTATCGACATCGGATGAAGTTTTCGGCGGTGGCGGCACACTTGGCCGTGAGACGAAGGGCGAGGCGGTCTTGGTCCCCCGTCTCCGTGTCGCGCTTGAACGCCTGAATCCTACTCTCCCACCGGAAGCTATCTCTCAAGCCATCGATCAACTGACCCGCGACCGCTCAGCCATGAGCCTCGCGGCGGCAAATCGCGAAGTGTACGGGCTTCTCAAAGAGAGAATTGAGGTTTCTATCACAGATGCCAAGAGCGGAGGGCAAGAGCCTAGGCGAGTCCGTGTCATCGATTGGGAGAACCCTGCCGCCAATGACTTCTTGCTCGCCAGCCAATTGAGTGTCACCGGCACGCTCTACACGCGACGGCCTGATCTTGTCGGATTTGTGAACGGCTTGCCTCTCGTCGTCATCGAGCTGAAGAAGCCTGGGATACCGGCGCAACAGGCCTTTGACGACAATCTGACCTGCTACAAGTCCGACATCCCGGAGCTCTTTTGGTACAACGCTCTGATGATCGTCTCCAACGGAACGGAGAGCCGCGTGGGGTCGCTAACCGCTGATTGGGAGCGGTTCTTCGAGTGGAAACGGATCGAGCGCGAGGACGAGCCGCGCCGGGTGTCGCTTGAAGTAATGTTGCGAGGGACCTGCGAGCCTTCGCGCCTGCTGGATCTGCTCGAAAACTTCACTCTGTTCTCCGAGCACAAGGCTGGACTCGTGAAAGTGCTGGGACAGAATCATCAGTTCCTCGGCGTGAATAATGCCATTGCCGCGACCTTGGATGCCCGGAAGCAGGGGCATGGACGAGGCGGTGTCTTCTGGCAGACACAGGGCTCCGGCAAGAGCCTGGCGATGGTGTTCTTCGCCCAGAAGATCTTCCGAAAAGTGCCCGGTAACTGGACCTTCGTGGTCGTGACGGATCGCGTCGAACTGGACGACCAGATCGCCAAGACCTTCAAGGCCTGTGGCGCGGTCAGTGAGACGGAAAGCGAGCAGTGCCATGCCCAAAGCGGGGCGCAGTTACGGCAGTTGCTCGGCGAGAATCATCGGTACGTCTTCACCCTCATTCATAAATTTCAGACGCCGGAAGTGCTCTGCGACCGTTCCGATGTGATTGTGCTGACCGATGAGGCCCACCGGAGCCAATACGACACCCTGGCGTTGAACATGCGAGCGGCCCTTCCGAAAGCCCTCTTCCTTGCCTTCACCGGGACGCCTCTCATTGCCGGGGAAGAACGGACACGCGAGGTGTTCGGCGATTATGTGTCGATCTACGACTTTCAGCAGTCGGTGGAGGATGGCGCAACGGTGCCGCTGTTCTATGAAAACCGGACACCGGAACTACGGTTGGAGAATCCGAACCTCAACGACGATATCTACAATATGATCGAGGCGGCGGGACTTGACGATGAGCAGGAAAAACGGCTGGATCGAGAACTTGGCCGTCAGTATCAACTGCTGACCCGCGATGATCGACTTGAAACAATCGCGAAGGATATCGTCCAACATTTCCTTGGGCGCGGCTTCCAAGGCAAGGCGATGGTCATTTCCATCGACAAGGCGACGGCCCTACGGATGCACGACAAGGTGCGGAAACACTGGAAGTCGGAAGAGAAGCGAGTTGAGCAGGAATTGGCCAGACTGACGACCTATGGCGCCAAGGCTGCCGATCCTGAGAAGATCCGCGATCTCAAAGTCCGCTTGAACGTCATTCGAACAACCGATATGGCGTTGATCGTCTCGTCGGAACAAAATGAGATCGAGCGAATGAAGAAGCTCGGGCTCGACATCGCGCCGCATCGGAAACGGATGAACGATGAGTCGCTCGACGAGAATTTCAAAGACCCTACCGATCCGCTGCGCCTCGTGTTCGTCTGCGCCATGTGGCTTACTGGCTTCGATGCACCGAGCTGTTCGACCATTTACCTCGACAAGCCCATGCGGAACCATACCTTGATGCAAACCATTGCCCGAGCCAACCGGGTGTTTCCCGGCAAGCACAACGGCCTGATCGTGGACTATGCCAATGTTTTTGAATCATTGGAGAAAGCGCTCGCGATCTATGCCAAGGGGAAAGGCGGGGAGCGGCCGATCCAGGACAAACAGAAGCTGGTCGATACGCTACGGCAGGCTATCGCTGAAGCCACGGCGTTTTGCAAGGCTCAGGGCGTGGGGCTCGATGAGATTGAAGGCAGTACATCCGGCGGCCTAGAACGGCTCACGAAAATTGCTGAGGCAGTGGAGCGCCTCATTTCACCTGACGCGCTTCGTAAAGACTTCCTTGCGAGCGAACGCTGGGTACGGACCCTCTTCCAAGCGGTGAAGCCGGACCCCTCCGTGTTGGAGTTTGCCTCGCGCGCGGCCTGCCTCACGACCATTGCGGAAATCATTCGTGAACGGACGGGCGAAGGGCCGGCGGATATTTCGGCCGTGATGGCCGATTTGAACAAGATTTTGGATGCGTCGGTCGCGGCAGACGGATTCCACATTGCGGAGGGGAGCGCGGGCCATGCCGTGATCGATTTAACCAAGATCGACTTTGAATCCCTGGCCAAGCGATTCAGTACGTCCAAGACAAAGAACATCGATCTGGAACAGTTAAAGACCGCCATCCGAGCGCAGCTCGACAAGCTGGTTCGTCGGAATCCGACACGCGCCGATTACCTCTCGAAGTTCGAAGAACTGATCGATTCCTACAATGCCCGCAGCCGAAATATTGAAGACCTGTTTAAAGAGTTGCTGGTCCTCAGCCGCAACCTAAGCGATGAGGAAGAGCGGCATGTTAGGGAGAACCTGTCCGAAGAAGAACTCGTCATCTTCGACATTCTCACCAGGCCCGCGCCGGAGTTGAGCCTTGCCGAGCGGGCTGAAGTGAAGAAGGTCGCCCGTGAGTTATTGGACAAGTTGAAAGGCAGCCTGCTGGTTCTCAACTGGCGGCAGACTGTCGCGGCGCGGTCGAGAGTGAAGTTGGCGATCGAGGATGCGTTGGACCAAGGTCTTCCTCGCGCCTATACGCCGGATCTCTACAAACAGAAATGCTCAGCCGTGTTTGAGCACGTCTATGAGGCCTATGGGGATCGAGGAATGAGCCAATATGTCCAAAGCCATGGAGTTTGA
- a CDS encoding Putative protease: MENIGKARLHERLDTSTPLELVSLVPLMDRTGGSPDIVVGLIDGPVMMHHADLVGTTIRHAPGGTKGGCVQRTSVACMHGTFVAGILSARRSSSALGICPDCTLVVRPIFSDLIPNQVEMPTATLEELASAIVDCMAAGARVLNLSVGLMQPSIRGERSLQEALDAAARRGVLIVAAAGNGRTIGSSIITRHPWVIPVVACNVRGAPLDYSNLGRSIGTQGLRAPGERVPGLGTGENGIELEGTSVATPFVTGTIALLWSLFPNAHASRVRFAVTRGSSARARTVVPPLLNAWHAYQAMTQTICN; the protein is encoded by the coding sequence ATGGAGAATATCGGCAAGGCGCGGCTGCATGAGAGGCTCGACACGTCGACACCGTTGGAGTTGGTTTCCCTTGTACCACTTATGGATCGGACCGGTGGAAGTCCAGACATTGTAGTCGGACTCATTGATGGGCCGGTCATGATGCATCATGCTGATCTTGTCGGTACAACGATCCGCCACGCACCAGGTGGAACGAAGGGAGGCTGTGTCCAGCGAACCAGTGTGGCTTGCATGCATGGCACGTTTGTGGCCGGTATCCTGTCCGCAAGGAGATCATCGAGCGCTCTCGGCATTTGCCCGGATTGCACCTTGGTGGTGCGACCGATTTTCTCGGATCTCATCCCGAATCAGGTGGAGATGCCCACCGCCACTCTTGAAGAACTCGCCTCGGCCATCGTGGACTGTATGGCCGCAGGAGCGCGGGTATTAAACCTGAGCGTCGGTCTTATGCAGCCGTCGATTCGAGGCGAACGTTCGCTGCAAGAAGCTCTGGATGCGGCAGCCAGACGCGGGGTGTTGATCGTCGCAGCGGCGGGCAATGGGAGAACCATCGGAAGTTCTATCATCACACGTCATCCATGGGTGATTCCCGTTGTGGCGTGCAATGTCCGGGGCGCACCGTTGGATTATTCGAATCTGGGGCGGTCGATCGGTACACAAGGACTGCGCGCGCCCGGGGAACGTGTCCCGGGTCTCGGGACCGGTGAAAATGGGATCGAGTTGGAAGGAACGAGCGTCGCCACTCCATTCGTGACCGGAACCATCGCATTGTTGTGGTCTCTGTTTCCAAACGCTCATGCCTCCAGGGTGCGGTTCGCAGTGACCCGCGGCTCATCTGCACGAGCAAGGACGGTGGTTCCGCCGCTATTGAACGCATGGCACGCCTACCAAGCAATGACCCAGACCATTTGTAACTAG
- a CDS encoding Type I restriction-modification system, specificity subunit S: protein MKAAAWRSCKLGYLLEIKHGYAFQGEYFANAGSHIVLTPGNFYDEGGFKHKGDKEKWYTGPIPSDYVLNEGDLIVAMTEQAEGLLGSSAIIPRSGLYLHNQRLGLVQVRDQSDADKRFLYYLFNSKPVRQQIRASASGTKIRHTAPSRIGEVQVAVPPVPIQRRIADILSAYDDLIQNNQRRIKILEEMASCLYREWFVQFRFPGHDKVKMVPSLLGPIPQGWELGRLDDIIVLQRGFDLPKAERFDGSIPIYAATGVVGFHNEAKVKAPGIVTGRSGTIGDVLYVQEDFWPLNTALWVKEFPKSEPLYAYYVLSSLDLRQFNSGAAVPTLNRNDIHGLDALIPPRSLQRNFQEIAGAMLGQLRTLKLEIQNLRRTRDLLLPRLLSGSLRIP, encoded by the coding sequence GTGAAGGCAGCAGCATGGCGAAGCTGCAAGCTAGGTTACCTGCTAGAAATCAAGCATGGCTATGCTTTCCAGGGAGAATATTTCGCCAATGCTGGCTCACACATCGTCCTCACACCTGGAAATTTCTACGACGAAGGTGGTTTCAAGCACAAAGGCGATAAAGAAAAGTGGTACACCGGGCCTATTCCCTCTGACTATGTTCTAAACGAAGGAGACCTCATCGTTGCGATGACGGAGCAAGCGGAAGGACTACTCGGTAGCAGTGCCATCATTCCTCGGAGCGGCCTGTATCTCCACAATCAGCGACTTGGTCTTGTGCAGGTCCGCGACCAGTCCGATGCAGACAAAAGATTCCTCTACTACCTCTTCAACTCGAAGCCGGTTAGGCAACAGATCCGCGCTTCGGCTAGCGGCACGAAGATTCGCCACACGGCTCCGTCACGGATTGGCGAGGTGCAGGTTGCTGTTCCCCCGGTTCCAATCCAGCGCCGAATCGCTGATATCCTCTCGGCCTACGACGACCTAATCCAGAACAACCAGCGGCGGATCAAGATTCTGGAAGAAATGGCCAGCTGCCTATACCGCGAGTGGTTCGTCCAATTCCGCTTCCCCGGCCACGACAAAGTCAAAATGGTTCCGTCGTTACTCGGCCCTATTCCGCAAGGCTGGGAACTCGGTCGTTTGGATGACATTATTGTTCTCCAGCGTGGTTTTGATTTGCCAAAAGCAGAGCGCTTTGATGGCAGTATCCCAATTTATGCGGCTACTGGCGTCGTTGGTTTCCATAATGAAGCGAAGGTAAAAGCCCCCGGCATAGTTACAGGCCGTTCTGGAACTATCGGCGACGTCCTCTATGTGCAAGAAGACTTCTGGCCATTGAACACCGCGCTTTGGGTGAAAGAGTTCCCCAAATCAGAGCCGCTCTATGCCTACTATGTGCTCTCATCGCTCGACTTGAGGCAGTTTAACTCGGGTGCCGCCGTACCAACGCTCAATCGCAATGACATCCACGGTTTGGATGCGCTTATCCCGCCGCGCTCTTTGCAGAGAAACTTTCAGGAGATCGCTGGTGCAATGCTTGGGCAACTGCGCACTCTCAAGTTGGAAATCCAGAACCTTCGCCGAACCCGCGACCTGCTGCTCCCGCGACTGTTGTCAGGCTCGCTGAGAATTCCATAA
- a CDS encoding Cytochrome c, class I, which produces MRPMRLFFPNSLPGWLTLVLLAVNLHGIAVAAPTDAEQAQTIVHMLDYVGVDYPGVVQDGKVINAEEYAEQREFAAQAVVLLGTLPAVPEQPMLVQQARELLTRIEEKAPANEISMLVSRLRIGVIQAWTLSVSPQQSPDLRQTGRLFAQHCAMCHGTQGQGDGPMAKGMEPTPSDFHDETRMRQRSLYGLYNTISLGVRGTPMRAFTELSEADRWALAFFVGDLRADSELVAKGETLWRQGEGKTVFDGLRALVIQAPGDQAPAGSALDAVRAYLTQQPQALQAATHGPLGFSRTKLNETAQAYAQGNREGAQRLAIAAYLEGFELIESALDNVDAPLRTEIEREMMALRAAIGEGRPAETVTAQTAKVTALLDRADTALSGNNLSPNTAFVSSLLILLREGLEAILVISAIIAFTVKTGRHDASPYIHAGWIGAVALGGITWAVARYALSISGVSRALTEGLTALLAAAMLLYVGWWLHSRSNAQAWNRFIREQINTALGKRTLWAMAGISFLVVYRELFEVILFYETLWSQAGAAAHSAVLGGMAAAVLLLMLIGGMILRYSVRLPIGPFFSATSILLALMAVVFVGNGVAALQEAGVLETTTVRFFSLPLLGIHPTAQTLVPQVLTLALIAGGLWFSRAKSS; this is translated from the coding sequence ATGAGGCCGATGCGTCTCTTCTTCCCGAACTCCCTCCCCGGGTGGCTGACCCTGGTGCTGTTGGCCGTGAACCTGCACGGCATTGCCGTAGCGGCACCCACCGACGCTGAGCAGGCGCAGACCATCGTCCACATGCTCGATTATGTCGGTGTGGATTACCCCGGCGTCGTGCAGGATGGGAAGGTGATCAACGCCGAAGAGTATGCGGAGCAGCGCGAGTTCGCCGCTCAGGCAGTCGTTCTTCTCGGCACGTTGCCCGCCGTGCCGGAGCAGCCCATGCTGGTACAGCAAGCTCGTGAGCTGCTCACGCGTATCGAGGAGAAGGCGCCGGCCAATGAGATTTCCATGCTCGTCAGCCGGCTGCGCATCGGCGTGATCCAAGCCTGGACATTGAGCGTGTCGCCGCAACAATCTCCCGATCTCCGGCAGACCGGACGGCTGTTCGCGCAACACTGTGCCATGTGTCACGGCACGCAGGGCCAAGGTGATGGACCGATGGCCAAAGGTATGGAACCGACGCCTAGCGACTTCCACGATGAAACCCGCATGCGCCAACGCAGTCTGTATGGCTTGTACAATACCATCTCACTCGGCGTGCGCGGCACGCCGATGCGCGCGTTTACCGAACTCTCCGAGGCCGATCGTTGGGCACTGGCCTTCTTTGTCGGAGATTTGCGAGCCGATTCTGAGCTGGTGGCCAAAGGTGAGACGCTGTGGCGGCAAGGTGAGGGCAAAACAGTTTTCGACGGCTTGCGCGCCCTGGTGATACAGGCGCCCGGCGATCAAGCCCCTGCCGGCTCGGCGCTGGATGCCGTGCGTGCGTACCTGACGCAGCAGCCCCAGGCGCTGCAGGCTGCAACCCATGGCCCGCTGGGCTTCTCGCGCACCAAGCTCAATGAAACCGCGCAGGCGTATGCGCAGGGGAACCGGGAAGGCGCACAGCGCCTGGCGATTGCGGCCTACCTTGAAGGCTTCGAACTGATCGAATCGGCACTGGACAATGTTGACGCGCCGCTGCGCACGGAAATTGAGCGCGAGATGATGGCGCTCCGGGCGGCCATCGGCGAGGGCCGACCGGCCGAGACCGTGACGGCCCAGACGGCCAAGGTCACGGCACTGCTCGATCGTGCCGATACTGCGCTCTCCGGCAACAACTTATCACCGAATACGGCCTTCGTGAGTTCTCTGCTGATCTTGCTGCGCGAAGGATTGGAGGCGATCTTGGTGATTTCAGCCATCATCGCTTTTACCGTCAAGACCGGGCGGCATGATGCATCGCCTTACATCCACGCCGGTTGGATCGGCGCCGTGGCGTTGGGGGGCATCACATGGGCCGTCGCCCGCTACGCGCTGAGCATCTCGGGCGTCAGTCGCGCACTGACTGAAGGCCTCACAGCACTACTGGCCGCGGCCATGCTGCTCTACGTCGGCTGGTGGTTGCATAGCCGCTCAAACGCGCAGGCCTGGAACCGTTTCATCCGCGAACAAATCAATACCGCGCTGGGCAAGCGCACGCTGTGGGCGATGGCCGGTATCTCGTTTCTCGTGGTGTACCGTGAGCTATTTGAAGTGATCCTGTTCTACGAGACCTTGTGGTCGCAAGCCGGCGCGGCTGCGCACAGTGCAGTGCTCGGGGGCATGGCCGCGGCAGTACTGCTGCTGATGCTGATCGGCGGTATGATCCTTCGCTACAGCGTGCGTCTCCCGATCGGACCATTCTTTAGCGCCACCTCCATCCTGCTGGCGCTGATGGCCGTCGTCTTTGTCGGGAACGGTGTTGCGGCATTGCAGGAAGCAGGTGTGCTGGAGACGACGACGGTGCGCTTCTTCTCGTTACCGCTGCTGGGTATCCACCCGACTGCGCAGACCCTCGTGCCGCAGGTGTTGACGCTCGCATTGATCGCCGGTGGACTATGGTTCAGCCGAGCAAAATCGTCGTAG
- a CDS encoding Type I restriction-modification system, DNA-methyltransferase subunit M, whose protein sequence is MQWVAPSEKDTATDTLEKRLWDAADQLRANSGLTSAQYSTPVLGLIFLRFADVRFAKVRAGLEKIATSSRRGSRMDEPTAYHAEGVLYLTPNARFDKLLHLPEGSNAGKAINEAMRDIEKHNPQLAGVLPKTYEIFTSTLLKELLKRVSEIPATIDYDAFGRIYEYFLGEFARTEGQKGGEFYTPSSIVRLLVEVLEPFHGRIFDPACGSGGMFVQSARFVAEHKKNPSSELAIHGQEKVGATVSLCRMNLAMHGLEGDIKEAITYYDDLHNSTGKFDFVLANPPFNVNAVDKERLEAEVGKGRRYPFGLPRTDNANYLWIQLFYSTLNQTGRAGFVMANSASDARASEQELRKQLIQARAVDVMIAVGPNMFYTVTLPCTLWFLDKGKQRMPRADKVLFLDARHIYRQVDRAHRDWTEGQIGFLANLVRLYRGEEPDFTLGGAEAEAKLKEVFGKKPKFADVPGLCKAATIKEIEAQGWSLNPGRYVGVASDEEVSDEDFKEQLETLNEELEMLNAQARELEQTIARNVVEILES, encoded by the coding sequence ATGCAATGGGTTGCTCCTTCTGAGAAAGACACGGCGACCGACACGCTGGAAAAGCGTCTCTGGGACGCCGCCGATCAGCTCCGCGCCAATAGCGGCCTGACCTCCGCGCAATACTCCACACCAGTCTTGGGTCTTATCTTCCTGCGATTCGCAGACGTCCGTTTTGCCAAAGTACGAGCGGGCCTGGAGAAGATCGCCACCTCATCGCGTCGTGGATCGCGTATGGACGAACCGACCGCTTATCATGCGGAAGGAGTGCTCTATCTTACGCCGAACGCCCGCTTCGACAAGCTGCTGCATCTACCGGAGGGGAGCAATGCCGGCAAGGCGATCAATGAAGCGATGCGGGACATCGAAAAGCACAATCCTCAGCTCGCCGGGGTCTTGCCCAAGACGTATGAAATCTTCACCAGTACGCTCCTGAAGGAACTGCTCAAGCGCGTCTCCGAGATCCCGGCGACCATCGACTACGACGCCTTCGGCCGCATCTACGAATACTTCCTCGGTGAATTCGCCAGGACAGAAGGCCAAAAGGGCGGCGAGTTCTACACGCCATCCAGCATCGTGCGGCTCCTGGTAGAAGTGTTGGAGCCGTTCCATGGCCGCATTTTCGATCCGGCCTGCGGTTCCGGCGGCATGTTCGTTCAGAGCGCCCGCTTCGTCGCCGAACATAAGAAGAACCCATCATCGGAACTCGCGATTCACGGGCAGGAGAAAGTCGGCGCCACCGTCTCGCTGTGCCGCATGAACCTGGCCATGCACGGGTTGGAAGGGGACATCAAAGAAGCCATCACCTATTACGACGACCTGCACAACAGCACCGGCAAGTTCGACTTCGTCCTCGCCAATCCGCCGTTCAATGTGAACGCCGTCGATAAGGAACGGCTGGAAGCCGAGGTCGGCAAAGGCCGCCGCTATCCCTTCGGCCTGCCGCGCACGGACAACGCCAACTACCTCTGGATTCAGCTCTTCTATTCCACGTTGAACCAGACCGGGCGCGCCGGATTCGTTATGGCCAATAGCGCCTCCGATGCCCGCGCCTCCGAGCAGGAATTACGCAAGCAGCTCATCCAAGCCCGCGCGGTGGATGTGATGATCGCCGTCGGGCCGAACATGTTCTACACCGTCACGCTGCCCTGCACGCTCTGGTTTCTGGATAAGGGAAAGCAGCGAATGCCACGAGCCGATAAAGTTCTCTTTCTCGACGCAAGGCACATTTACAGACAGGTTGACCGAGCGCATCGTGATTGGACCGAAGGGCAAATCGGTTTCTTAGCCAACCTGGTGCGGCTCTATCGAGGCGAAGAGCCGGACTTTACCCTCGGCGGGGCTGAGGCAGAGGCCAAGCTCAAGGAAGTATTCGGCAAGAAACCGAAGTTTGCCGATGTACCGGGTCTCTGCAAAGCCGCCACGATCAAAGAGATCGAAGCGCAGGGATGGAGCTTGAACCCAGGCCGCTACGTTGGGGTGGCATCAGACGAAGAAGTCAGCGACGAGGACTTCAAGGAACAGCTCGAAACACTGAATGAAGAACTCGAAATGCTGAATGCACAGGCGCGTGAGTTGGAACAAACCATCGCACGCAACGTGGTGGAGATTCTTGAATCGTGA